One genomic segment of Fundulus heteroclitus isolate FHET01 chromosome 10, MU-UCD_Fhet_4.1, whole genome shotgun sequence includes these proteins:
- the LOC118564404 gene encoding uncharacterized protein LOC118564404 — protein MGCSSGRQPPASVLHPDLDLSYTSEVNTLPQDSNNQNQSLNGCGEEAEGEDGLGRGKSRPPESLHTLERLTQATGGTEKSWYRCVFPFGVISLVIGMAGTGVTFTFNTLPQTKVVSVALLCTGVVMLIVAAVCWRAHRLRRRKKKEGGFFIADQGTL, from the coding sequence ATGGGCTGCTCCTCGGGCCGTCAGCCCCCGGCTTCAGTCCTTCACCCAGACCTGGACCTCTCCTACACCAGCGAGGTCAACACTTTACCCCAAGACTCTAACAACCAAAACCAGAGCTTGAACGGCTGCGGAGAAGAAGCCGAAGGCGAGGACGGCCTCGGACGGGGGAAGTCCAGACCCCCAGAGTCTCTCCACACACTCGAGAGGCTGACCCAGGCCACGGGTGGCACGGAAAAGTCCTGGTACCGCTGCGTGTTCCCGTTCGGTGTGATCTCCCTGGTGATTGGCATGGCGGGCACCGGGGTAACGTTCACCTTTAACACCCTTCCCCAGACTAAAGTGGTGTCCGTTGCACTGCTGTGCACTGGCGTGGTGATGCTGATCGTGGCGGCCGTTTGCTGGAGGGCCCACAGACTGAGAAGGCGGAAAAAGAAGGAAGGTGGATTCTTCATTGCCGATCAGGGTACTTTGTGA